A single Chloroflexota bacterium DNA region contains:
- a CDS encoding HNH endonuclease — MPTEKQLANWARMRGPDGIGARNAAKASAAAAERYRANGPSAAQSLYRGGEALRERLARVRPPLDPAAGAKAGWAKVRAEGPSDAQRAAWKANGARIAALNRTPERIAAARIRRANPRVIGECYACWGPATAMDHLVPRSRGGIDDPENRAPICDPCNASKSSRTVEEWLDAGLRGAGPVVNGVV, encoded by the coding sequence ATGCCGACAGAGAAGCAACTAGCGAACTGGGCGCGGATGCGCGGTCCTGATGGCATCGGGGCCCGCAACGCGGCCAAGGCGTCGGCAGCAGCCGCCGAGCGGTACCGTGCGAACGGTCCCTCGGCGGCTCAGTCGTTGTACCGGGGAGGCGAGGCCCTCCGGGAGCGTCTTGCCCGCGTCCGCCCGCCCTTGGACCCGGCCGCAGGCGCGAAGGCTGGCTGGGCCAAGGTCCGCGCTGAAGGCCCCTCCGACGCCCAGCGTGCCGCGTGGAAGGCCAACGGAGCGCGCATCGCAGCGCTGAACAGGACCCCTGAGCGCATCGCGGCGGCCCGCATCAGGCGAGCCAACCCGAGAGTCATCGGGGAGTGCTACGCCTGCTGGGGACCCGCCACCGCGATGGACCACCTGGTTCCCCGTTCCCGGGGTGGCATCGATGACCCGGAGAACCGAGCGCCGATCTGCGACCCATGCAACGCCAGCAAGTCATCCCGGACCGTCGAGGAGTGGCTGGATGCCGGACTGCGCGGTGCTGGTCCGGTGGTCAACGGCG